The following is a genomic window from Hymenobacter sp. APR13.
GCAATTCCTTGATGGCGGGCTCCAGGACATAGCGCTTGAAATCGTAGAAAATGGCGTAGGACGTGTCTTCCGTACCTATCATCTGCTCCCGCAGCTTTTCAATCTCCACCTCCCAACTGCCCACGTCATCCCAGCTAGTGAGCACCCAGTACAGCCGGTGTGCATGAGCGCTCTTTAGGGTGAGAATGGTTTCAATCTCTACGGTTGTGTACTCACTGGCGAGCTCCAGCAGAAACGGCTTTATCTCGGGCGCAAAGTTCCCTGTCACGTACCCCGTACCCTCATCAATTTCCATGAAGCTGATGATGCCGTAGTTTTTGATGTTCATCTTACCCCGGGAGCTGGTACGGGCAATGCTGACCACCTTACCCATGAGCGTTTTACAGGCCGCATCGATTTGCTCATATACTGGGCCTGATTTCGCCTTCGGAATAATCCGCTTCATGGGAATCCGAATCTGCGGCAACTCCAGTGACTTGGAATGGATGCAGCCCAACGCCAGGGCAATGATGCGCGCCTCAATGTGATTAAGCTTCAGGGGCGACCTTACAAGAATATTGGCCTGCCGGGCCTGGGGATAAAGGGATGGTTCCATAAGGAAGGTAACGTAGGACCAGCCTAAACTACGGAAAATAAAAATATCCTTCCGTAGAGCCGAGTCGGTGGCCCGGTGTAGTTTCTTCCGTAGTTACGCCGGATGAGTGTAGTTTCTTCCGTAGATGGTGTAATTTCTTCCGTAGTACGGTGTAGTTTCTTCCGTAGGTGGGTGTAGTTTCTTCCGTAGTACGGTGTAATTCCTTCCGTAGGCGGGTGTAGTTCCTTCCGTATTTAAACTATATATTCTATTTATAATCAGACAGTTACAGTGCTTAGAAGAGAGAGGAAATTGAAGAATAGAAAAACTGAAAGGCCTCTGTTTTTTGGTTGTGTGGCGTTTATTTTTCTGGCTTCAGTTGGTGCCAAATTGGCTCCGGCCCAGGTTAAGCGCTGCCCGCAACTTTCCGGGCAACTACGGAAGAAATTACACCGGCGGCTCGCGCCATGTCATAAACAGCTGTGGTGTTGCCGTATTGCCGTATTGCTGTGTTGCCGGCTCTGCTATGGACAATCACAGCCAGCGGGCCACGCCAGTCCCCTGAGGTCGTTCAGGCAAACCTGACAGAAGAAGGACGTGTCGTTGCGCTGCTGTAGCAGCATACCCAAACGGGGAGGCATGATGCAGCGCGGCAGCTGCCGTAGCAGCGCCCAGCCAGACAGGCCAGCCCCTCCCCACCGGTCGGCGCCAGGTCGCGGGCCTAGCGGCCCCGCCCCTTGCGGATCTGCTGGCGCCGCACTTCCTCTTTCTGCCGGATCTGCAGCGGGCGCTCCTCAATCTCGGCGTTGGCGAATAGCAGGTCTAGTGCCTCGTGCAGGGCCTGCTTCTGGGTGAAGTCGTACTGGCCGCCCATGCGCTGGGTGTGCACAAAGTTTTTCAGCTTCTCCAGGTACTGCCGGCTCAACACGAAGGTCTGCCGCACGTCGCTGTCGGGCGCGTCGTCCGCCCCGGTCGCCGCCGGATCAACTGCTGCATCGGCAACTGCTGCCTCGGCAACTGCTGCAACATCCGTAACATGATTCTGCTCGGCTACCGGCGCTGGACGGGCCGGCGTGCCCGCCTTTGGTCGGCCGGGGGCCTTGCGGGCAGGCGCGGCAGCTTCCGGAACAGCTGGAGCGGCGGCCGGACGACGGCCGGCTTTGGCCGGGGCGGTGCTACCGGAGCTATCCGTAACAGGCGCGGCGGCAGGTGCTGCGGCCACGGCGGCCGGCTCCGGGGCCGGCGGCGTGCTCAGGCGGTCCTGCTCCAGGAAATCTAGCAGGTCTATTTCCGAGGTGCGTTTAGTGGGCTGGGCGGTGCCGGAGGACAGCTGCTTGAAGGACTTGGCCATGCGGAAGGAAGGTTAGCGGGTGAGGATTTCGGCAATGAGCTGCTGGTAGTCGGTAGCGCCGGAGCTGTTGGGGGCGTAGGAGAAGATGTCCTGGCCCAGGTGGGGAGCCTCCCCCAGCCCGATGGTTTCGCGAATGACGTTGCGCAGCACCAGCTCGGGGTATTTCTCGCGGATGGCTTCGGCCGTTTCGCGCCGCAGAATCTTGCGGCCGTCGAAGCGGGTGAAAAAGATGCCGTCAATCTTCAGGGTCGGGTTGAGGCGGCGCTGTACCCGCGAGACCAGCTCCAGCACCTTTTCCAGGCCGTCGGTGGCGTAGAGCTGCGCCTCCAGCGGAATCAGCAGCGAGTCGGCGCAGGCGTAGGCGTTGAGCGTAATCAGCCCCAGGGCCGGCGGGCAGTCCAGCAGAATGAAGTCGCACTTGTCGAGGATGGGCGTGAGCAGGTCCTTGAGCAGATACTCGCGGTCCAGCTCGTCGCCCTTCACCTTGTCGAAGCTCGACAGCGCCGGGGCCCCGGGCACCACGGCCAGGTTGGGCTGCAGCGGCTGGGCCCGGAACGCGTATTCGCCCAGCAGCGCGCCGTAGATGTTGTTTTCGGAGTGGTCGAGGCGCAGGCCGCGCGTCAGGTTGATCTGCGGGTCAAGGTCAATCAGCACCACCTTATGGCCGGCACGGGCCAGGCCGGCGCCGATGTTCACGGTGGAAGTGGTTTTACCAACGCCCCCTTTCTGGTTGCTCAGTGCAATGATTTTAGCCATGGGCCAATATTACGAAGGTTATCGAAGTTATCCATGAATATAGTGTTACTCATGCGCATCGGGTTATCCATATTATCTGTGTTACTAATGTTACTCAGTATCATTTCAACGATTTTGTACTTCCGGTAATCCGGCAAAACCGCGAGCAGGCATTGACAATACTGAGGGCACAGGCCCGCTTGGTGAAGGTCAGGTGTGGGTCGTCCGGGCATTCGTAGCGCCCAGCGCAGACGGCGGCAGAGGTTGGCGGCAGCAAACGGCAAAAGCCTACCTTGTGCCGTCTCGCGCTGCGGGCCATGCCGGCGAAGTTTCGGGTGGAGCAGCGTTTCACCTTGTTGTTCTGAAACCCATGCCTGCCCCCCTGGTTGCCCCGTTGCCCGCCGATGCCAACCCCGAAGTGGCCGCGCTGGCCACCTTCTTCAACGAAACACTGGGCTTTTGCCCCAACAGCGTGCTCACCATGCAGCACCGCCCGGCCCTCGCTACGGCGTTCATTGAGCTCAACAAGGCCGTGATGGCAAACCAGGGCCGCGTGAGCAGCGCCCTCAAGCGGCTGATTGGCTATATCAGCTCGCACGCTACCGGCTGCCAGTACTGCCAGGCCCACACCATGCTGGCCGCCGGCCGCTACGGGGCCGAACAGGAGCAGCTGGACCATATCTGGGCGTACGCCACCCACCCGGCCTTCAGCCCGGCCGAGCGGGCGGCGCTGGAGTTTGCTGTGGCTGCTTCCTCGGTGCCCAACGCCGTGAACGAAGCCATCGGTGCCAACCTGTGCCGTCACTGGGACGAGGGCGAAATCGTGGAAATTCTGGGCGTGGTGAGTCTGTTTGGCTTTCTTAACCGCTGGAACGATTCCATGGGCACCACCCTGGAGCCCGGTGCCGCGGCCCTGGGCGAGCGGCAGCTGGCGCCCAAAGGCTGGTCGGCGGGCAAGCACGCCTGAGCCGCGCGGCGTCACCGCAAAACCGGCGTTCGGGCCAGCCCTGCAAAGGCGGCATCCACCGGGGTTGCCGCCAGCTGGTTAATGCGGATGCTGATGAGCTTCTGTGACAGACCTAGGATAACCACCTGTTGGCCGGGGATGGAACGGAATTGAAAAAGACAGGGTGGCGTGATTCTTTTGTGATAGTTCGGGAGCTGCTTTGTGCACTGTCACTTAAGCCCCTGTTATCATGGAAAAGCTGTTTCGTCCCGTGCTGGCCCTGAGCCTGCTGGCGGCCCTGCCCGCCGTCGTTGCCTGCAGCAACGACGATGACCCTGCGCCCCAGGTAATATCCACGCCCGACCCGGTGGGGACCATAACCTCGCTGAAGATGGGCACCATCACGCCCCAGAACGGCACGCCCACCCGCGGCACGCTGGCCGTGATTCGCGACGGGCAGAACACCGAGTTCGTGCAGCTCAACGCGGACTTCACCTCCGACTTTCACACCGGCACCGTGACGGTGTACCTGGCCAAGGACCTGACCAACATTGGGGTGCAGCGCCGGGCGGCGGCTACCAACGTGAAGGCCGTGGGCTTCGTGAACCGCAACGGCCGCCAGTTCATGCGCATTGATGGAGCCTCGGCCGGATTTACGCACATCGTGTTCTACTGCGAAACCGCCGAAATCAACTTCGGCGCTTCCCCGCTGCAATAATGCGTGGGCCGTCGGCAAAGTGGGTGGGGGCGGTGCTGATGCTGGCCGGCTGCCTGGTGAGCGGGCCGCTGCGGGCCGGGGGAGGCTGGATTCGGGAGCCGGGCCAGGGCTACGTGAAGCTCGGCCTGACGGCCGTCGGCACCACCCGCTACCACACCGTGCTGGGCCAGGCCGTCACCACGGCCCGCTTCCGCCAGCAGGTGTACAGCCTCTACGGCGAGATGGGCCTGCTGCCCCGCCTGGAAGCCACCCTGAATTTTCCGGTGTTCCGGCGGGCCGAATTCCGCGCGGCCACGCCCGGCCGGGGGGTGGGCGACCCGGAAATCGGGCTGCGCTACGGGGTGCTGACCGGCCAGTGGCCCCTGGCCGTGGGGGTGGCCGTGGAGGCCCCCGTGGGGAACCCCAACGAGCGGGGCTTCAACCGCCAGGACCCGCGCATCTTCATTGCCCTGCCCACCGGCGACGGGGAGTGGAACGTGTGGACCCGCGCTTCGCTCTCGCACCGCCTGCGCAAGCAGCCGGCGTATTTCACCCTGAACGCCGGCTACAACAAGCGCACCGAGGGCTTCACCGACCAGTACACCTACGGGGCCCAGGTGGGCTACCAGGTGAAAGGCAAAGCCTGGCTTACGGCCAACCTGCTGACGCTGGCCAATACCCGCGCCCCCAACCCGGACAAGCCGGGCAGCATCGGGCTGGGCGAGGGCGTGGCCTACTCCACGGCCGGCCTGGGTGTCAGCTACGCCCTCGGCAAACACTGGTGGGCCACCGCCGACTGGGCCACCGGCTTCGGTACGCTGCGCAACGTGTACTCCGGCAGCCAGTTCACGGCAGGCGTGGCCGTGCAGTGGTAAGACGTTGCTGCCTACTCTCTTGTTTATTACTATGCTGCCGGTAAAACCACGGCGGCGGCGGCGAAGACGAGCGGCGCCATATTGCGTTGCGGCTGCTTACATTCGGTGCAAATCAGCGGGCGGCTTCCCGCTGCTATTCCCCATGACGACAACTTCCAAGCGTGCCCTCATCGTGGAAGACGATGCCGACATTGCCCACCTGCTGCAGGTGAATCTGCGCGCCATCGACTGCCGGGCCGACATTGCCGTGACCGGGCCGGAAGGACTGCGCCAGGCCACGGAGGAGCCGTTCGACGTCATCATTCTCGACGTGATGCTGCCCGGCCTCAGCGGCCTGGAGGTGTGCCGCCGCCTCCGCCAGCAGCACATCACCACGCCCATTCTCATGCTCACCAGCAAGGTGGAGGAGATGGACAAGGTGCGGGCCCTGGATCTGGGGGCCGACGACTACCTGACCAAGCCCTTCAGCGTGCGGGAGCTGCTGGCCCGCGTGAAGGCCCGCCTGCGCCGCTCGGCCCCCGACAAGGAGCCCGGCTTCGCGGGCGGGGCCGGGGCGGTGCTGCGCCGCGGCGACCTGGCCCTGAACCTGGAGCAGCACCGCCTGACGGTGGCCGCCCGCCCGGTGGAGCTGACGGCCAAGGAGTTTGACCTGCTGGCCTTGCTCATGCGCCACCCCGGCCGGGCCTACTCGCGCACCGAGCTGCTGGATCTGGTGTGGGGCCACTCCTACGCCGGCTACGAGCATACGGTCAACTCCCACATCAACCGCCTGCGCCTCAAGATCGAGCAAAGCCCGGCCAACCCCCGCTACGTGCTCACGGTGTGGGGCGTGGGCTACAAGCTCAGCGACGAGCTGCCGGCGCTGCCGGAAGCGGGCCCATGATGCGGCGGTGGTTAAGGAGCCTGCGTGGCCGCCTGTCGGTGCTGTTTGCCGTGGTGCTGCTGGGCAGCACCGGGGCCTACGTGCTGCTGCTGTCGGAGGCGTCGGCCAAGTACGTGGCCGAGGTGATGCAACAGCGCAACCGGCCCCTGGCCGCCTCCGTGGCCCAGGTGCTGCGCATCGACGCGGCCACCAACGAAATTTCGCCCGAGGCCATCCGCGCGACGTTTGCCTCCGCCATGGTCATCAACCCCAACATCAAGCTCTATCTGCTGGGGCTGGATGGGCGCATCATGAACGCCTCGGCCGCGCCCAACGAGGTGAAGCTCACGCGGGTGCCCATGGCCCCGGTGCGGGCGTTTCTGGGCGGGCGGGCGCCTTTCCCGATTTTCGGGGCCGACCCGCGCCACCCCGGGCAGCCGCGGCCGTTTTCGGTGGCCCCGCTGCGCAGCAGCACCGGCGGCATCCACTGCTACCTGTACGTGACGCTGGGTGAGGGACTGGCCCTGCCGGAGGCGGCGTCCATGCGCGAAAGCTACATCATGGGCCTGCTGCTGCGGGCGCTGGGCCTGGCCGTGGCGGCGGCCCTGCTCGTGGGGCTGGTGCTGATTTCGCTGCTCACCAAAGACCTGCGCCAGCTGCTGGCCGCCGTGCGCCGCCTGCAGGCCGGCGACTACGCCGCCCGCGTGCCGGCCCCGCGCGGGGGCGACGAGCTGGCCGAGCTGGCCGGGGCGTTCAACGACATGGCCGCCCGCACCCAGGCGGCCGTGGCCTCGCTCCGGCAAACCGATGAGCTGCGGCGCGAGCTGGTGGCCAACATTTCCCACGACCTGCGCACGCCCCTGACCAGCATCGAAGGCTACGCCGAAACCATTCTGCTCCGGCAGCACCTGCTCAGCGCGCAGGAGCAGCAGTCGTACATCCAGACCATCTTTAAGAACACCCAGAGTCTGAAGCGGCTGGTGTCGGAGCTGTTTGAGTTGAGCAAGCTCGAAGCCCGCCAGACGGTGCCGCAGCCCGAGCCGTTTTCGGTGCCCGAGCTGGTGCAGGACGTGGTGCTCAAGCTGCAGCCCGAAGCCCGGGCCCGCGGCATCACCCTGGGCCTAGCCTGCGCCCGCGCCGTGCCCTTCGCCTACGCCGACATCGGCCTGATGGAGCGGGTGCTGCAAAACCTGCTCGAAAACGCCCTGCGCTACACGCCGGCCGGGGGGAAGGTGCAGGTGGCCGTGGCCGCGCCGCCCGCGGGCACTGCCCGCATTCCGCTGCACATCCGCGACACCGGCCGCGGCATTTCCGCCGCCGACCTGCCCCACGTCTTCAACCGCTTCTACCGCTCCGACCAGGTGCGGGCCAAGAGCAAGGACGGCCTGGGTTTGGGGCTGGCCATTGCCCGCAAAATCGTGGAGCTGCACGAGGGCGACCTGGTGGTGAGCAGCCAGGAGGGCACCGGCACGTGCTTTTCGTTTTCGTTGCCGACGTGCCGGTAGGCGGGCCGCCGGTGCGACGCCGGCCCGGCCCCACGCCACCGCCTGAATGCGCCCGGGCCAGACAGTAAATAACCACCCGTTCCTTTTGCGCATAACCCGGCTCCGCTTGCGCATTCCCTGCTGGGCTGGCTTGATTAACCTGAACCTCTTGTACCCGAAAAAGCATGCGTAGCACACCCAATATCCGGCCCGGCGCGGCCTTCTGCCTGTGGATAGCGTTCGGCGGCGCGGCGGCGCTGCCACCCCAGGCAGCCCAGGCCCAACGTACGCCGCCCCCTGCCCGGCACGCCACGGTGATGGACCTGACGGGGGCCGTGGGCCCGACCCTGACCTACGCCTCGGCGGCGGCCTGGCGGCTGTGGGGCCTGGACCCGGGCGGGCGGTTTCAGGTAGGCGCGGGCCTGCGGGCCTCCCACTACTTCACGGATAGCTATGAGCTGGTCCGGCAGGCGGGTCCGGGGGAGGCTAGCCTTGGCGTGCTGGCCCCGCGCCTCTACTCGCTCAACGCGGCTTTCCACCTGCGGGCGCGGGTGGCGGGGCCCGTGCGCCTGGGCTTCAACCTCGACGCGGCGGGCCTGAGCTTCGGCCCCGATCGTAGCCCCACCGCGCCGGGCGGGCAGCTGCAGCCTACCCGGGGCAACCTGCTGCTGGGCGGCAGCCGCGACCGGGGCTCGCTCAACTCGGAGTTTTACCTGGCCGTGTCCCTGCCGCGGGGGCTGCAGCTGCGGGCGGGCTGGAGCCACATCGTTACAGGCCATGAGCGCGACGCCACCACCTACCACCGCTTCCACGACCTGGCCGCCCTGGGGCTGAGCTACACATTGCCCTGAAGCTCCCCTGCCGCCCTCCCCCCTCCCCTTCTGCAGCGGGTGGGGCCGGCAGGTGCCACGCCGAACAGACGGCCAGTACTCAGGTTATCCCGGTGCTCGTTTTCCAGTCAGTGGGTTTCCAGTCACTCGATTTTCCGCACGGGCTACCCGACCGGCTGCTGCCTTTCTGGCACTAGGGTTTTTCAATCTCTACCTCTCTTTATCTGGTTTCTCCTTATTTCTTCGCCCATGTTTCTTCTCCGTCCCGTGGTGGCCAAAGCCGCGCTGCTGCTCGCCCCCGTTGCCGGGCTGCTGGTCAGCAGCTGGAACCTCGACCCCAACTACACCATCAGGTTTGCGGGTAGCCGGGCTGAAGGCACCTTCACGGGCCTGACGGCCGCCATCACCTACAACCCGGCTGATTTGAGCAGCGCCTTCATGCGCGTGACGGTGGACGCAGCCACCATCAAAACGGGGAACTCTCTGAAAGACAAGCATGCCCGTGGGGAAGACTGGTTCGACGTGGCGACCTATCCAAAAATCTATTTTCAGTCGACGGAGTTTAGCCGCGTCGGCAGCGGCTATGCCGTGCGCGGCGACCTG
Proteins encoded in this region:
- a CDS encoding response regulator transcription factor — protein: MTTTSKRALIVEDDADIAHLLQVNLRAIDCRADIAVTGPEGLRQATEEPFDVIILDVMLPGLSGLEVCRRLRQQHITTPILMLTSKVEEMDKVRALDLGADDYLTKPFSVRELLARVKARLRRSAPDKEPGFAGGAGAVLRRGDLALNLEQHRLTVAARPVELTAKEFDLLALLMRHPGRAYSRTELLDLVWGHSYAGYEHTVNSHINRLRLKIEQSPANPRYVLTVWGVGYKLSDELPALPEAGP
- a CDS encoding ParA family protein, with the translated sequence MAKIIALSNQKGGVGKTTSTVNIGAGLARAGHKVVLIDLDPQINLTRGLRLDHSENNIYGALLGEYAFRAQPLQPNLAVVPGAPALSSFDKVKGDELDREYLLKDLLTPILDKCDFILLDCPPALGLITLNAYACADSLLIPLEAQLYATDGLEKVLELVSRVQRRLNPTLKIDGIFFTRFDGRKILRRETAEAIREKYPELVLRNVIRETIGLGEAPHLGQDIFSYAPNSSGATDYQQLIAEILTR
- a CDS encoding carboxymuconolactone decarboxylase family protein; this translates as MPAPLVAPLPADANPEVAALATFFNETLGFCPNSVLTMQHRPALATAFIELNKAVMANQGRVSSALKRLIGYISSHATGCQYCQAHTMLAAGRYGAEQEQLDHIWAYATHPAFSPAERAALEFAVAASSVPNAVNEAIGANLCRHWDEGEIVEILGVVSLFGFLNRWNDSMGTTLEPGAAALGERQLAPKGWSAGKHA
- a CDS encoding YceI family protein, with product MFLLRPVVAKAALLLAPVAGLLVSSWNLDPNYTIRFAGSRAEGTFTGLTAAITYNPADLSSAFMRVTVDAATIKTGNSLKDKHARGEDWFDVATYPKIYFQSTEFSRVGSGYAVRGDLTLHGVKKSVTIPFQFSQQGDKGVFTGQFKVNRKDFGINGNTLGFTVGEELDVTLRVPVRR
- a CDS encoding sensor histidine kinase, translating into MMRRWLRSLRGRLSVLFAVVLLGSTGAYVLLLSEASAKYVAEVMQQRNRPLAASVAQVLRIDAATNEISPEAIRATFASAMVINPNIKLYLLGLDGRIMNASAAPNEVKLTRVPMAPVRAFLGGRAPFPIFGADPRHPGQPRPFSVAPLRSSTGGIHCYLYVTLGEGLALPEAASMRESYIMGLLLRALGLAVAAALLVGLVLISLLTKDLRQLLAAVRRLQAGDYAARVPAPRGGDELAELAGAFNDMAARTQAAVASLRQTDELRRELVANISHDLRTPLTSIEGYAETILLRQHLLSAQEQQSYIQTIFKNTQSLKRLVSELFELSKLEARQTVPQPEPFSVPELVQDVVLKLQPEARARGITLGLACARAVPFAYADIGLMERVLQNLLENALRYTPAGGKVQVAVAAPPAGTARIPLHIRDTGRGISAADLPHVFNRFYRSDQVRAKSKDGLGLGLAIARKIVELHEGDLVVSSQEGTGTCFSFSLPTCR
- a CDS encoding replication initiation protein, translating into MEPSLYPQARQANILVRSPLKLNHIEARIIALALGCIHSKSLELPQIRIPMKRIIPKAKSGPVYEQIDAACKTLMGKVVSIARTSSRGKMNIKNYGIISFMEIDEGTGYVTGNFAPEIKPFLLELASEYTTVEIETILTLKSAHAHRLYWVLTSWDDVGSWEVEIEKLREQMIGTEDTSYAIFYDFKRYVLEPAIKELQDIGWMIGWEPLKAGRKVSRIRFTIPRHVIAGNGQEPASIDITPQSRQKQKPSDQLPLGISAEMPTLHQRVIARLQKLQVSDSQIRTVLEHLGDDEAHFTKLLKSTHQLLVSHETKSKVFDNIGGTTVNHLKTEFAGLFAKL